In the genome of Canis lupus familiaris isolate Mischka breed German Shepherd chromosome 17, alternate assembly UU_Cfam_GSD_1.0, whole genome shotgun sequence, the window AGTGCAGTCTTTCTCATCTAGTTTGTGATATAATTGATAACCTActggtttcaggtgtgcaacctaatgatttgatgtatgtataACAAAATGGTTAGACAACAAATTAACAATCATTACCataatgacttttcttttttttacactaATCTTTGcgttcttacttttatttttgaaaagattcccgaaaagaggtaaaggatgtgTGTGAGGCAGGATCAGCCAAAGCCTCTGCTGTTGTTGATGGCTACCTGAAGGGCTTCTTCCACTCTTTCCATCGTAGGATATTTAGGAAGGTAGAGGACACTAATACAGGTCTGTGCTCTTATGGGATctttttcattcacattttcaGGACAGCAGAATGttattttcatgttctttaagCCTTTAACTTGAATTCTGTCAGTTCCTGTAAGAAACACAAGTTCTAAAGTCAACTTGTGTAAAGCCTTCTAAAACATCACTATGGTGGGATGTTAATTACCATATCCTTCTTCATAATgtgcattcttttcaaatgtttcccAGTCATAATCTGTATTTCCAATAACCACATCCTTTAGTTCTTCGGGATGGAAAAATTCAATAATATCCTTGTCACACACTTTGTAAAATCCTCTTTGAAATTCCTCATAAACTGCCTTCACAGAGATGTTGAAGATGTAATTGACATACTTAGAAACATAGTCTCTCTTGTTGGTCTGGTCAACAATGATGCCACTTCCATTAGGGATTAAGTCTACATCATTTTTGTCCCAGTGCacattaaaatagattaaaaatacttCTCAAAAGTCATCACCTTCATCATCCAGAAGTGTCTGCAAACTCTTTCCCAAAACAGGACTAAGTTCTTTTAAGTCTTCCAGTGATGGAGTCCGGTCCAAAAGTTTCTTAAACAGGGCAAGTGGGAAAGGGATGTTGGCAACATTGAAATTGATTAAGGAAAATCCACACAGAACACCAAAGAAGAAGTATCTCTTCTCAAATTTAGGTGTGATGGGAAACCACATGTAGGAAGCATCCTCAGGGTATGTGAACATCCCATATTCTGGCCGGGTCATCTCCTCAAACACACAGTGGAAAAACTCTACCTTGACTCCTCCAGAGTCATGTCCAATTTCTTCACTAAATGATACCATTAACTCCCTCCTCAGATCTTCATTCTCAAATTGATTTAGGTGATTCAAAACATCCTCAATCAAGTGACTCCTTCTGACTGTTAGATTAAAAGTGGGCAGCAAAGCTAATTCGGACCCTCCTTGTTCCATAATTCCAGCCAACCGCATGCAAGCTCTAAATTTCTtctcctgtatttttaaaagtgaatctGCATACAGTAGTTTGATTTTTGACAGAATattaaagataaatgtaaaatgactGAATATGACAGGATACTGAGTGCCAACTGAAGTGTCCATACTTACGGAGTTAAACTTTCCAAGAGGATCTTCTATATGCATCCCCATAAAAATCAAGCCAGTGCGTAAGCTCGTTTACTTTGAAAGTATTTTCAGGCAGTTGACACTTAGCCTGGTTTACCCTAtacagcttttttatttttatttttattttttttaatttttttttccctatacagctttttcagtatttctaagAGAGCCTTAACATGATAATTGTTCTCAGAGCTTTCAGTCCAGTCATGCAGCTGAGCAGTGACGGCTCTTTTAAACATCTGGACCGGCCTGATGAATGCAGCTTCCTGCAGAGAGGCCCAGTACTCCTCCAGAACCCCTAAAGATTGGTCACTCATTGCACAAATAGCCTCTGCAAACGGAACCACCAGGTTCTCCCAGTTGTTACGTTCGGGTAAATCCTTACACATGCTCACCACCCAGTATCTCCCATAATCCTCACAAGGACCACTGAGGAAGGCACCATTGTGCCTACTGGCTGAGGGCTCAGCTCAAGAGGGGAGGAATGGAGGTGGTCTTAAGAAATAGGGTGATGATAACAAGCCTCCCACCTGTGTGCACACTTTGAGGTTCACAAGGCACTTTCATATCTTCTTCTTTCATACTCATGACCACTGTGGGAGACAGGAAAGGAGTGGCCATGCTCCTTTTACAGACCTCACATGCTTTTCTCAAATGCCCACTGTTGGATGCAGGGGAGGAGTTGCTTCTCTCTGGATCTGTGGTTTAGAGGGTGTTCTCCGCAGAGTAGACAGGGTAAACCCTATAGCAGAGAATCAGAGAGTGCAGGGCCTGAAACCTCAGACTGCTGCTGGGGCCTCATGTCCCCAAGAAGCCTGGGAACTTGAAGGAGTTCGTGTATTGAAACGAAGGTGTGGAAATAGAGCCCTCACATCCCTTCTAGCAGCGACGGCCTGAGATCCTGAGCAGACCTAGAAGATAAAGTGCTTCACCAGAGGAACCTTGGCTGGTAGTGGCTGTGGGAGGACGTGAGTGACAGCCTTTGGAACTTGGTACAATATTTCTCCCACTGTGCCATGCTGTTCCCTGAATGGTTGGGGGTCATTTTACCGGACAAGGCCTCATGTCCTTtggatagtgattttttttatctttataggGCCAGCTTTAGTTACTCTGctctttcctttattccttcttcTCCTTATCTGCTGCAACTGCCTCCATAGGCATACAGAGTCCTGGTGATGATCCAGCTGGCCTCAAGCCCTTTCTAGGCTGCCCCAGCAGGCATCCTTCCCAGGCAGGCTGTGGGGCCCTGGTCCTGAGAGAACTCACAGATGCTGGCACTGTGACCCAGGGCCAACCCATGGACAGCCCCAGTCAATACTGGAATCCGAGTGTGGGTCTTAAAGAAGGACTCGCTTctgccagccctgcctccccccctCCACTGCTAGTAAGCCTCACGACTGGAGCTTTCAGGGTCTTACAGATGCACATTCACTATGGTCAGAGATTTCTAAAGGATTTTCttgctttgtgtttgtttctgcTTATCATTACTGGGTTTTAAGACTCCAGATGTCTTCAGGGCTCAACCCTTGATTGTAAGTGGGAGCAAAGTAAAAATGAGCCCAAGTACTTGGGGAGGACAGGTGGCAATTAAAGATTAAGATGAGTAAATGGGGAAAACAGACACCATACCCTCTTGCCAGGACaaaattaaacatctgccttgccAGATGACTCTTGCGGTGTCCCAGAGAAGAGGGAGCAGAGCAGGCCGGAGAGGGGATGCTTTGTTATTAATAGTACTTTTCTAATGGTTTCCAGTGAATTCTCAGGGCTTTTCAGGAAGGCAATCTACAAATTGTGATAATCACATTCTTGCTTTTCAATAGTTACTACTTTTATCTACCTTGGTAAAATTTTTAACCTTTCAGTGACTGTTTCCGTATCTGTAGAATGGGCATGATAATGGTACACCCCAAATGGTACCAACAACCAAAGGGCTATTATGTGAATTAAGTGAAAACCCAAGAAGCACTGGAAGCAGTGCCTGGAGTATACTGAGTGTGcaataaaattttagttatttttgttattattcgGACATCATGTCTTATTTAATCAGGTAGGGCTATCCAAGCAgcaataaataatagtggaaCTTTCACTTTGTTTCTGAAACAAACAGGGGCTCCATCTAATCAATCAACTATTATGTTGACTATTAGCATGAGTAAATCTATTACTGGATCTCCCTTGGGTCTGTCTTCCATCCTCTGGAGCACATGTGACTAACCAAGGCCTCCTGTGTCCTCACCACCTCTTGCTCATATGGACTAGTCAGCATGATGTCATTCACGTAATGGATCGATGTGATGTTCTGTGGGATGACCAGATGTTTCAGTTCTCCTTAGACTAGATTATGACAGAAGGTAGTAGAGCAAAATAGCCGAGGGGCAaacctgaaaatgaaatgaatgtaatCTGTTCCATGTGAGCGTGAACTGTTTTTGGTTAGGACGGAAAAGAATACATTTGTCAAGTCAGGGGGAGCACACTGTGTGCCTGAGATGCTACATTTGACATGGCAGCGGGGACTGGGACTCCCACTTGGTTGAGACTGTGGGAGTCCATAGTCACGCTCCAGAATATATCCAGTTTCTACGGGAGTCAGACTAGAGAACTACATAAAGATACGAAAGGGACTTCCAGCCCCTATTTGGCCAAAAAGGGGATAATCATAGACTTCCACTTAGTCTTTCTGTGATGTTAGCTTTTGCCCCACAGGCCAAGGACCCACTGTGGTGTTTACATCAACTGCTGGTCACACCAATCCTGATTATACATTAGAGAACAGGGAAATGACCACAGTTGGGTCCACAGACCCAGTGGACGGCTAGAAGCAGACTTTGATCAGGCCACAGTTATTACCCGGCTCCTCCGTGCCCCCACTCTTacaggaagcaggaggaaggtgTAGGTCTGGGTGTCAATGTTAACTTGGACCTAGTGTCCGATGGTCCTCAAAAtgggtatttatctttttccagtGTGCAGATACGCAAGTGACGTCTGTGGATCCCTTTGGGGAGCCTTTACAGCATATACCTGCCATAGTGATTCAGGTTCCTTCGTCCTGGGGACCCAGCCATCATCAGAAGATTTCCAGATCTGAAAATAGGCTCTGCAAGGGATCATGACTTTTTATTGGAGCAACTGACCTCCTTCTCCTGATaatatattcttgccttcttctgACTGCATATTTTAAGCAGAGCCCTTATTGGCTGCCCATCTGTTTTGCCCTGAGGAACACCGTATTCTGTTAACCATCTCCATAATTCTCTACAGGTCAGGATCTCTTGGCTGTCACCCTGACTTTGCCAGTCATTACAGTAATTGCAACTTTCTGGCTTCTGGTAGTTAAAGGCTGTCGCCTGACTGCTATTGCTAGGATTGAGCATACTGGGAGGGCATCATCCTCATTGCCAATCAGCCAAGCTCTGTCACCATGTCTCCTACCATTAACCCTGGCCTGCAGAGAAGCCACAGCTGAACTGGAGTGATTCAGGCACCCTCTCATCAGTGCCCTCCCGATGGCCTGAGCCTCCCAAGTCACATAATCCTTAACTGGGTCTTCTGACCTCAATTCCCTAAGCCTTTTATCCTTGTCCCCATCTGCCACAGCAATTTATGCATTTCAAATTTGCTCAGCATGGGCCTTCACTTTTCTCTAAGCTTCTAAGATCCACCCTGGTAGATAGTTCGTCCATTTCCTGGAGTCCTTACAAGggtgctaaattttattttgtgagagaGTGTCCCAAAGTTAATGAATCCTGGTTTATCAAGTCCTGTGTCCTCTTGAACATGTATCCTACAAATGCAGTCCTGTGGGTACTTCCTTGGCTCATGACTGAATGCGTTAGCTAATTCTTATAGCTGCTTCAGAATGCaatctctttcttccccttttggGTTCAGCTCTTCCCTAGTTTGTCATGCTGAGATTTGCTCCTAGTTATCAAAATGGCAGCTAGAAGGAGGTAGGGACAGCTCCTGAAGTGTTGCCCTGTTTCCTTGTATGAGAGAGGCCTCTGCAGTATCTTTCCATGTGGACCAAGTCCCAGCTCTTAATAGGGAAAGGTCTAGGGGAGGCTGCAGGACACAGTCCTCTCAGGtctccacccagatgccccatcccATTTTTTAGGATCTTAGGTTTTTCTAGTAAGGGCCTTAACCTGAGCATAACAGAATCCCCTTGGCTGAGCCATTAAATCATTTCAGTGTTGAAAGCTCCATGACTCTCACTATGAGATACCAAGTTGTGTCTACTCTTCCACTGCAAGAGATAAAGGGgccctatcaaaaaaaaaaaggtcctggtTTTCAAACTTAATTGTAAGTTGCACAGATGCGTCGTATGCTGCTCTAGGACATCAATGCAGCTTTGTATTAACCAGCCAAACCCATTGTCCTTGTATGTTTTGTTCCCCATACCCTTTAAATACTGGGATGTTCCCTCCCCCAGAATGTTTTCCCAAGTCACCActgtaaaatttttataaacaaaaccaCTGACTTGTGCCAGGGACTTACCCATGGCTCAGCTACCACCCAACAGGATCCTCCCTTCCCGTGAGCAGAGAATGATCCAATCTCTGAGCCCCATCTCTGCCCCAGTTTTCTTAGGCGACTTTTGGAATCAGCTGCATCATTTGGGTGCCAAAacaggctgagaagtccaagaggTTAATTGGAGGTATGCCCgtgaaaggcagagacctaaAGTCAGCAGGGAAATCCAAACCAAGATGCATAGCTGACACCATAAAACAGGGCGGGAAGGAGGCAGATTGGCTGAGAGGAGCCTGGGACTGCGCGGCCACTCCGACAGACTTGGCCAGTGCAGTGGGAGATCCAGTGCACATTGTTCCTGAaggagccccacgctgggcagAAATGGCCAAGCCTGGGCACTCCCTCTGTGCTGAATGACCAGCTGCTCACTGCCCAGGGAGAGCTTGACCTTGGCTCAGACACTGCAGCAGCCTGCAGGTGCTATACCGGAAGGCTGTCGTCTGCTCTCAGGGGTGCCCCCCAGCTACCACAACTATGACTTAACAAAATCCCCAAGTCGTCTCTGTGAATATGGAAGCAGACATGTGCATAAAGATCTACAAATAGGGGCATCTGACTCtcggcttcagctcaggtcacgatctcagggttgtgagtttgagccccactacTCCCCCCAAACCCCGACTGTGGGGCTCTGGCctaggagggagtctgcttgagagtctctctcttcctctccctctgcttctacccctGTTCTCACATGccccctttctctaaaataagatacataaataaaatctttaaaagaaaggatcTGCAAATATACCACCAGGTACACAACAGAAGTTACCTCTCAGGGATGGAGTAATAGTGGGAGAGATGAAGGAAACACTTTCACATTTTATTCCATATATTTCTGTCTcgatttaatttttataataatttattctcCTAATAATAACTTGTgcgatgaaaaataaatataaacgtAACCTCTGGGGCCCTTTAAatcctttttcttaaattcagcTTTCACTTGTATTAACatctctcctttgctttttttaattggCACTTACTGGACATATCTTCACCAAcccttttacttttaatctttctGAGCTGTTTTGTTTGAGGTATTTCTCttgagtttaaatattttaaagatttatttatttatttgagaggtggggaggatgagaaaagggaggaaagggcagaagaagagagacaaaCCTGAGGTAGACTCCCTGCCTCGTGTGgagcctgaccctgagatcatgactggagtggaaaccaagagtcagcagtttaatgactaagccacccaggcaccctgagtttaaatattttaaattcaacttgagatgtttttgtcttttgaaagcaattttttaaatctatgtatttctattttggtgacatctatcattttgttttatgctaCAGCACTTAGGCTCCTGTTTGTCCACAACAGAAATAGAACCTAACATAGCAGAAAAGGTACATATTGTCCTGACTGGGAAGATCAGGAACAGGCTTGGAGGACAAGCAGGAACTATGGAAGGTAGGACAGAGCTGAGATCATGAGGGCATGCCCCGGGGACATGCAAGGACACTGCAGCTGGACCTTTCTTACTGCCACCCCCAAACTGCCCTGTTTCTGGTCACTTTGACTGCATAGCCATTGCATGGCTGCCATTGCTGTAGAAACTTTGTGCCACTCCTCAACTTTCAGAGCCACAGATGGGAGCATCAGACTGGCTGAGCCCAAGATTCAAGGCTGGCTGATACCAGTGAGAGAGGGATCTGACACCTCAGCTTTTAACCTAGGAGCCAGAGCCCAGCCAGATGCTGAGCAGTCAGGAAAAACGAACATCCACCGTGTATGCATTAGTTGTTTAtgacttcttttcctctcttttggtattctttattttcccctttgctttaaaaaaaaaaaatcatctctggtGTCTAAGAGCATAGGTACCACGTTGAATACTCttattaaatttctgaaaattatcttttaattttttttttttttactttttacttttgcATTTCACTGAATGTTTTGAGTCAACAACAAAACTAAGTTTGGGAGCCCCCTGTTTAAGACTAAAGTTCTAACAATCTTACTCTTTCCCCCATTCATTTCACCATGCCTGCCATGGTCATCTTTATTCCTCTTGCTATCATCTCTTTGCCCTTGCATTCTGGGAGAAATTCTGGGAGTTTCTCAAATTTGTCCTTCTAATTACTGACTCCTGCTTTCTActagggaaaaaaattctttttactaCCTCCAAggtatattatattttcattactttacTGTGTAGTGATTTCTGTTCAAAATTTCTGTTCTGTGCAAAATGTCAGATCATTTCTGGAACTTTTCCTCTGGGTCCTGTAGTATATCATTTTCAGAGATGTAGAAGCAGAGTGACTAAATGTTTGGTTGTGGCACAAATATTTGGATATGGCAATGGTAGCTTTTAATTTTCTGTCCCATTGAAAAGATCATTAAGTcttatataattacaaattaaatgTAGTCCTAaatcattaattttctttcacaaatgGCTTAATGTACATTTGATAGTTTTATCACATTTCTAACAGAAAAATAATGGATCTACTTTTGCCttgtcctccccaccctgcacctGGGTCTCAGAGCTCTGCATGTGTTCACCAGCATGCCTTTATGTGTCTTCTGGATgatgttccttttttcttgtaCCTTGGGCTCCCTATCAGACATGCACTCCTGCTCACCTTGAGCAAAGCAAGGTCTTTCAAACAGTTTATATCATCTCCACTTTGTAAGTGTATCAGACTATCAGTCTACATTCTATAACAAATAACTCCAAAATATCagtttaacataataaaaaatcatttttcaccCACCTCCCAGTATTGGTTTTGGGAAGTAGGGCAAAGGGCTAGTTCCCCTACTCCCATTTCATGTCTCCACCCTCCTCTATACTTTTAGGACCCTCTCTTTTCAATTGGAGGATAGAGAAAGTGCACAGAGGATTGTACTTGGGAGGTTTATATGAGCCAGTCCTGGAGGTAGCCCAATCACTGCTCATATTCCACTGACCAAAACTCAGGCATGTGGGTGCACCCAACTGTAAGGAAGGCTGTAAAATACAGTCTATCTTTGGGTCCAGGAAGAAGTGAGGAGCACCAGCAGGCTCTGCCACATGAGGCAAAGTCCCCATGTGTTGTGAGATTAAACTCAGAAAGGGtttttcattcccattctgcttGTCTCTTAGAAAACAGAGATTCCCTTCAGGTCCTGCCATTCAGTCATCCATCAGGCTTCATTTTCAACGTTattaattttcatcattatctatttcattttattttatattaaagattggtttatttatttatttatttattttacagagagcagaggaatgaggcagagggagagggagaggcttaagcagattccccac includes:
- the LOC100688587 gene encoding LOW QUALITY PROTEIN: E3 ISG15--protein ligase HERC5-like isoform X1 (The sequence of the model RefSeq protein was modified relative to this genomic sequence to represent the inferred CDS: substituted 3 bases at 3 genomic stop codons); this encodes MGMHIEDPLGKFNSVSMDTSVGTQYPVIFSHFTFIFNILSKIKLLYADSLLKIQEKKFRACMRLAGIMEQGGSELALLPTFNLTVRRSHLIEDVLNHLNQFENEDLRRELMVSFSEEIGHDSGGVKVEFFHCVFEEMTRPEYGMFTYPEDASYMWFPITPKFEKRYFFFGVLCGFSLINFNVANIPFPLALFKKLLDRTPSLEDLKELSPVLGKSLQTLLDDEGDDFXEVFLIYFNVHWDKNDVDLIPNGSGIIVDQTNKRDYVSKYVNYIFNISVKAVYEEFQRGFYKVCDKDIIEFFHPEELKDVVIGNTDYDWETFEKNAHYEEGYGNXHPTIVMFXKALHKLTLELVFLTGTDRIQVKGLKNMKITFCCPENVNEKDPIRAQTCISVLYLPKYPTMERVEEALQVAINNSRGFG